One part of the Terriglobia bacterium genome encodes these proteins:
- a CDS encoding insulinase family protein, translating to MKTVGRAWKFVLAVVMLVAMSASPMWAQTEKPHPVAAKPSAARVGQPQTTAASQQFPTIKYEQYKLANGLQVILSEDHRLPLVAVDLWYHVGPANERPGRTGFAHLFEHMMFQGSKHVKANEHFRLLEGAGATDINGTTDFDRTNYFETLPANQLELGLWLESDRMGWLIDNLTGRNLANQRDVVRNERREGESRPYDLVEEGMYHQLFPKTHPYYGEVIGSHADIESAELNDVRDFFKTYYAPNNASVAIVGDFDPKTIRAQVEKYFGAIPAGPPVPKIDAVTPPITKERRAVITDKVQLPRVYLAWITAPYFKPGDADLDLLALTLGGGKSSRLYKKLVYEKQIAQDVQANQQSLMLGSIFQIEATAKPGVKPEELEKAIEEELATVQKEGITQVELERARNTIETRKIQGLQRLGGFGGKADMLDLYNHYLGDPGYLPKDLARYENATTESVKKQAETLTANSRVVVYGVPGEKVVEDVAKRPVPQSAEAMPGGPGNDAWRTTAPTPGKMSAPLLPVPTQFKLPNGMPVYLVEQHALPVLTAQLTVLRGSEANPPDKAGLASFAAMMLNEGTEKRTSPQLADDIAQIGATLAANSTADATQVSAAALTKNADKLFDMLADVTIHPAFREEEIERVRKRRLTTLIQQNDQPQAVAQRVLLHEVYGGKSPYGYLETGTPESTKATTREDMVKFYKSGFAPQDSALVVAGDVTEAQLKALAEKYFGGWTGQATASRAPQVENTLKRRIVIVDKPNSPQSALRIGHVGLQRSSPDYAPVLVMNDILGGLFSSRINLNLREAHGYTYGAFSFFQFRRGTGPFVIGSMIRTDVTAPAVKEVFNEVDKMRAGQVTPEELAMAKESNVRGLTADFETTNQTARTMSNLFVYSLPADYYRTLPAKIEGVTAADVHRMAEKYVSPDKMVVVVAGDRAKIEPDLKKLDLGTVEAQDTEGKPIAGGQQ from the coding sequence ATGAAAACAGTGGGACGGGCGTGGAAGTTCGTTCTGGCAGTCGTGATGCTCGTGGCGATGAGCGCGTCGCCGATGTGGGCGCAGACAGAAAAACCCCACCCGGTTGCCGCAAAGCCTTCAGCGGCAAGGGTGGGACAACCACAGACGACGGCCGCGAGCCAGCAGTTCCCTACCATTAAGTATGAGCAATACAAACTGGCGAACGGACTGCAGGTGATCCTGAGCGAAGATCACCGGCTGCCGCTGGTGGCGGTGGACCTGTGGTACCACGTCGGGCCGGCGAACGAGCGGCCGGGGCGGACGGGATTCGCGCACCTGTTCGAGCACATGATGTTCCAGGGCTCGAAGCACGTGAAGGCGAACGAGCACTTCCGGCTGCTGGAAGGGGCGGGCGCGACCGACATCAACGGGACGACGGATTTCGACCGCACCAATTACTTCGAGACGCTGCCGGCCAACCAGCTCGAACTGGGGTTGTGGCTGGAGAGCGACCGCATGGGATGGCTGATCGACAACCTGACCGGGCGGAACCTGGCCAACCAGCGTGACGTGGTGCGCAACGAGCGTCGCGAGGGTGAGAGCCGGCCCTACGACCTGGTGGAGGAAGGCATGTACCACCAGCTCTTCCCCAAGACCCATCCCTATTATGGCGAGGTGATCGGGTCGCACGCCGACATCGAGAGTGCGGAGTTGAACGACGTGCGCGACTTTTTCAAGACCTACTACGCGCCCAATAACGCGAGCGTGGCGATTGTCGGGGACTTCGATCCGAAGACGATCCGAGCGCAGGTGGAGAAATATTTTGGAGCGATCCCGGCGGGACCTCCGGTGCCGAAGATTGACGCGGTAACGCCGCCGATCACCAAAGAACGGCGGGCGGTGATCACCGACAAGGTGCAGTTGCCGCGGGTGTATCTGGCGTGGATTACGGCGCCGTACTTCAAGCCGGGCGATGCCGACCTCGATTTGCTGGCGTTGACGCTGGGCGGAGGAAAATCGAGCCGCCTGTACAAGAAGCTGGTGTACGAAAAGCAGATCGCGCAAGACGTACAGGCGAACCAGCAATCGCTGATGCTGGGGTCGATCTTCCAGATCGAGGCGACGGCCAAGCCGGGAGTAAAGCCGGAAGAACTGGAGAAGGCAATCGAGGAAGAGTTGGCCACGGTACAGAAGGAAGGGATCACGCAAGTGGAGCTGGAACGGGCGCGCAACACCATCGAGACGCGCAAGATCCAGGGCCTGCAGAGGCTGGGCGGGTTCGGCGGCAAGGCCGACATGCTCGACCTGTACAACCACTACCTGGGCGATCCGGGATATCTGCCGAAAGACCTGGCGCGTTATGAAAACGCGACCACGGAATCGGTGAAGAAGCAGGCGGAGACGCTGACGGCGAATTCGCGCGTGGTGGTGTACGGCGTGCCGGGCGAGAAGGTGGTGGAGGACGTGGCGAAGCGTCCGGTGCCGCAGTCGGCGGAAGCGATGCCGGGCGGGCCGGGGAACGATGCGTGGCGGACGACGGCTCCGACGCCGGGGAAGATGTCGGCGCCGCTGCTGCCGGTGCCGACCCAGTTCAAGCTTCCCAATGGAATGCCGGTGTACCTGGTGGAGCAGCACGCGCTGCCGGTGTTGACGGCGCAATTGACGGTGCTGCGCGGGAGCGAGGCCAATCCGCCGGACAAGGCGGGGCTGGCGTCGTTCGCAGCGATGATGCTGAACGAGGGGACGGAAAAACGGACGTCGCCGCAACTGGCGGATGACATCGCGCAGATCGGGGCGACGCTGGCCGCGAATTCGACGGCGGACGCGACCCAGGTGAGCGCTGCAGCGCTGACCAAGAACGCGGACAAGCTGTTCGACATGCTGGCGGACGTGACGATCCATCCGGCGTTTCGTGAGGAAGAGATCGAGCGGGTTCGGAAACGCCGGCTGACCACGCTGATCCAGCAGAACGACCAGCCGCAAGCGGTGGCGCAGCGGGTCCTGCTACACGAGGTGTATGGAGGCAAGAGCCCGTACGGATACCTGGAGACGGGGACGCCGGAGTCCACGAAAGCGACCACGCGCGAGGACATGGTGAAGTTTTACAAGAGTGGCTTCGCGCCGCAAGACTCGGCGCTGGTGGTGGCCGGGGACGTCACGGAAGCACAACTGAAGGCGCTGGCGGAGAAGTATTTCGGCGGATGGACGGGCCAAGCCACGGCATCGCGGGCGCCGCAGGTGGAAAACACGCTGAAGCGGCGGATCGTAATCGTGGACAAACCGAACTCGCCGCAGAGCGCACTGCGGATCGGGCACGTGGGATTGCAGCGCAGCAGCCCGGACTACGCGCCAGTGCTGGTGATGAACGACATCCTGGGCGGCCTGTTCTCCAGCCGGATCAACCTGAACTTGCGCGAGGCGCACGGGTACACGTACGGCGCGTTCTCGTTCTTCCAGTTCCGGCGCGGAACGGGGCCGTTCGTCATCGGAAGCATGATCCGGACGGACGTGACGGCGCCGGCGGTGAAGGAAGTGTTCAATGAGGTGGACAAGATGCGCGCGGGGCAGGTGACGCCGGAAGAGCTGGCGATGGCGAAGGAGTCGAATGTGCGCGGGTTGACCGCGGATTTCGAGACCACAAACCAGACGGCGCGCACCATGTCGAACCTGTTCGTCTACAGTCTGCCGGCGGACTACTACCGCACGCTGCCGGCCAAGATCGAGGGGGTAACGGCAGCGGATGTGCACCGGATGGCGGAAAAGTACGTCTCGCCGGACAAGATGGTGGTGGTGGTGGCCGGAGACCGCGCCAAGATCGAGCCCGATCTGAAGAAGCTGGACCTGGGCACGGTGGAGGCACAGGACACGGAAGGCAAGCCCATCGCGGGAGGACAGCAGTAG